Proteins from a single region of Desulfolutivibrio sulfoxidireducens:
- a CDS encoding branched-chain amino acid ABC transporter permease — translation MNSGLALGSVYGLMAIGFALIFNSSRLINFAQGELLLIGGLTLQSLTQVLHLSPLAALAAAALFGFVLGHLLYASTLGVGIKASPLHQLMLTVAASLCWQGVAILAWGKNPVMLPQLLPLPPVRLGLVFLSRDTLTALVLSAASVLLLSFFLAHTRIGRAVRAVSMNPVAARLQGIRPGFCHALSFALAGILAAMAAMAVGPQTMLRYDMGLGLGLKGFVAATIGGYASVGRVFFGGVILGLAEAALVLLLSGELKETVTYALLIGLLVLAPGKNDEARPT, via the coding sequence GTGAATTCCGGCCTAGCCCTGGGCTCGGTCTACGGACTTATGGCCATCGGGTTCGCGCTCATCTTCAATTCCAGCCGGCTGATCAATTTCGCCCAGGGGGAGCTTCTGCTCATCGGCGGACTCACCCTGCAAAGCCTCACCCAGGTCCTGCACCTCTCCCCCCTGGCGGCCCTGGCCGCCGCCGCCCTGTTCGGCTTCGTGCTCGGGCATCTGCTCTACGCCAGCACTCTCGGCGTGGGCATCAAGGCCTCGCCGCTGCACCAACTCATGCTCACCGTGGCCGCCAGCCTGTGTTGGCAGGGGGTGGCCATTCTGGCCTGGGGCAAGAACCCCGTCATGCTGCCCCAGCTTCTGCCCCTGCCTCCGGTGCGCCTGGGGCTTGTCTTTTTGAGTCGTGACACGCTGACGGCCCTGGTTTTATCCGCCGCGAGCGTGCTTTTGCTGTCGTTTTTCTTGGCCCACACCCGAATCGGCCGGGCCGTGCGGGCCGTGTCCATGAACCCTGTGGCCGCCCGGCTCCAGGGCATCCGGCCCGGATTCTGCCATGCCCTGTCCTTCGCCCTGGCCGGCATTTTGGCGGCCATGGCCGCCATGGCCGTGGGCCCGCAGACCATGCTGCGCTACGACATGGGCCTGGGGCTGGGGCTGAAGGGATTCGTGGCCGCCACCATCGGCGGCTATGCCTCGGTGGGCCGGGTTTTCTTTGGCGGGGTGATTCTGGGGCTGGCCGAGGCCGCGTTGGTGCTGCTTTTGTCCGGCGAACTCAAGGAAACCGTGACCTACGCCCTGCTTATCGGCCTGCTCGTGCTGGCCCCGGGGAAGAATGACGAGGCGCGGCCGACATGA
- a CDS encoding FG-GAP repeat domain-containing protein, with product MIQVRLLLPLFLALALVAPASGYAQTKTFAVTQFAVHGPDKYQYLKQGIQSMVVSRLSWPGKLQAMDTAKVDAAQPTPPASEADAKALLTKLKADYIVYGSLTVTGEEASLDMHIVDASGKTWPKTLQTKLNSLVPSLEKTVKDVGAEIFQRPPTPSEAAAGKPGAPKTPAPPNASFVASQGEGGPEKSYLNPNFRYAGPTQTAGVWRSQALPHASSGLATGDVNGDGKNEIVVLGTATVEVFSHSHDQLVPLAKYDAPTNFLLLNVNVFDINGDGSAEIIVSARYVKEPRAFILELRGGKLELKARDIPLYLNVAAIPPDFSRTLVGSKPDVREVFTKGVYQVSIKGDQAVLGHKIDLPKNANALNFSFLPEKAGYRVILAEEGDHLGVYTPKGERVALTEEEYAGSGLGLEHDPLMAPMDRPRNDYLWLYYYVPLPLLVANLDTDPYYELLVSRNISVASQFFENYRAFSQGEIHALYWDGVGLGLKWKTRRIKGTVSGYALADVDNDGKPELVVCLNTWPGAIGVVNRKTVVMAYSLDTEGADTQTSDYGNIQDIN from the coding sequence ATGATCCAAGTCAGATTGCTTCTTCCCCTTTTCCTGGCGCTGGCGCTCGTTGCCCCCGCGTCGGGATATGCCCAGACGAAAACGTTCGCCGTCACCCAGTTCGCGGTGCACGGCCCGGACAAGTATCAATACCTCAAACAGGGCATCCAAAGCATGGTCGTCTCCCGCCTGAGTTGGCCCGGGAAACTCCAGGCCATGGACACGGCCAAGGTCGACGCGGCCCAGCCCACCCCCCCGGCATCGGAGGCCGACGCCAAGGCCCTTCTCACCAAGCTCAAGGCCGACTACATCGTCTACGGCAGCCTGACCGTCACCGGGGAAGAGGCCAGCCTGGACATGCACATCGTCGACGCCTCGGGCAAGACCTGGCCCAAGACCCTGCAAACCAAGCTGAATTCCCTTGTCCCGTCCCTGGAAAAGACCGTCAAGGACGTGGGCGCGGAGATCTTCCAGCGTCCGCCGACGCCCTCCGAGGCCGCCGCGGGCAAGCCCGGCGCCCCCAAAACCCCCGCCCCGCCCAATGCCTCCTTCGTGGCCAGCCAGGGCGAGGGTGGGCCTGAGAAAAGCTACCTCAACCCCAACTTCCGCTACGCCGGCCCGACCCAGACCGCCGGCGTCTGGCGCAGCCAGGCCCTGCCCCACGCCTCGTCGGGCCTGGCCACGGGTGACGTCAACGGCGATGGCAAAAACGAGATCGTGGTCCTTGGCACGGCCACTGTCGAGGTCTTCAGCCACTCCCACGACCAGCTCGTGCCCCTGGCCAAATACGACGCGCCCACCAATTTCCTGCTGCTCAACGTCAACGTCTTCGACATAAACGGCGACGGAAGCGCGGAGATCATCGTCTCGGCCAGATACGTCAAGGAGCCCCGGGCCTTCATCCTGGAGTTAAGGGGTGGAAAGCTGGAACTCAAAGCCCGCGACATCCCGCTGTACCTGAACGTGGCCGCCATCCCGCCGGACTTCTCCAGGACCCTGGTGGGCTCGAAACCCGATGTCCGGGAGGTTTTCACCAAGGGCGTCTATCAGGTGTCCATAAAAGGTGACCAGGCGGTGCTCGGGCACAAGATCGACCTTCCCAAAAACGCCAATGCCCTCAACTTCTCCTTCCTGCCCGAGAAGGCCGGTTATCGCGTCATCCTGGCCGAGGAAGGCGACCATCTGGGCGTGTACACGCCCAAGGGCGAACGGGTGGCCCTGACCGAGGAGGAATACGCCGGATCCGGACTGGGCCTGGAACACGACCCCCTGATGGCTCCCATGGACCGGCCCCGCAACGACTACCTGTGGCTGTACTATTACGTGCCCCTGCCCCTTCTGGTGGCCAATCTGGACACGGACCCCTACTACGAACTGCTGGTCAGCCGGAACATCTCCGTCGCCTCCCAGTTCTTCGAAAACTACCGGGCCTTTTCCCAGGGCGAGATCCACGCCCTGTACTGGGACGGCGTGGGACTTGGGCTCAAGTGGAAGACCAGGCGCATCAAGGGCACCGTTTCCGGATACGCCCTGGCGGACGTCGACAACGACGGCAAGCCCGAACTGGTGGTCTGCCTGAACACCTGGCCAGGGGCCATCGGCGTGGTCAACCGCAAGACCGTGGTCATGGCCTATTCCCTGGACACCGAGGGCGCGGACACCCAGACCAGCGATTACGGCAACATTCAGGACATCAACTGA
- a CDS encoding alpha-L-arabinofuranosidase, with product MRRIASHAFPLSRHARRVLAAALAIVALAAPCRAEVRSVFVDPDVPLRQPQPCRVGGLVGINVNYLLDDDANRTGVRPLAEALRDLGAGSLRYPGGAKSDVTFWGEPPYLGPHPRLARLGPEEWPSDDARVYNLPAGRFTINPMDFDEFMGLCRTTGADPILVVAHDAAYRPSTPGGAIPSREDLLAAAVAWVRYANLEKRYGVRYFEIGNESYLDTYDGGSRAEDYARDVVLFSRTMKAVDPSIKIGVNGPVTRDAVGAYDEKAGSLTPWWKTVFSIAGGDIDFVSVHEYPCMQWYGYDYYRTHPVTMAGVSEIDSAAREYGPPDMSGRLRYLLTEINSADWYGHPRNDGWRHDNTLGHALVLLDMLCQGVSDPRVDTVQIWATRWMENAVKPELWDALDAANRPLPTGTALSLLARRLGDGPVLARGAPDVPVFAAVDRRAGMISVFCINKDTAREIELTVAGVGQAQAERLVWRGKGPDDPAPVLDRKEPVVFSRNRARVRLPAVSLTIVEIPWRAGQVHAAIPETGRDVGRP from the coding sequence ATGCGCCGCATCGCTTCCCATGCTTTCCCGTTGTCTCGCCACGCCCGCCGCGTCCTGGCCGCCGCCCTGGCGATTGTCGCCTTGGCCGCGCCCTGCCGGGCCGAGGTCCGCTCCGTGTTCGTGGACCCGGACGTCCCCCTGCGCCAGCCCCAGCCCTGCCGGGTGGGCGGGCTTGTGGGCATAAACGTCAACTACCTCTTGGACGACGACGCCAACCGCACGGGCGTGCGGCCCCTGGCCGAGGCCCTGCGGGACCTGGGCGCGGGGAGCTTGCGCTATCCGGGCGGGGCCAAGTCCGACGTGACCTTCTGGGGCGAACCGCCCTATCTGGGGCCCCATCCCCGCCTGGCGCGGCTTGGACCCGAGGAATGGCCCTCGGACGACGCCCGGGTGTATAACCTGCCCGCTGGGCGCTTCACCATCAACCCCATGGATTTCGACGAGTTCATGGGGCTTTGCCGCACGACCGGGGCCGATCCGATCCTGGTCGTGGCCCACGACGCGGCCTACCGGCCGTCCACGCCGGGAGGCGCCATTCCCTCCCGGGAGGACCTTTTGGCCGCGGCCGTGGCCTGGGTGCGCTACGCCAACCTGGAAAAGCGCTACGGCGTCAGATACTTCGAGATCGGCAACGAAAGCTACCTGGACACCTACGACGGGGGATCCCGGGCCGAGGACTACGCCCGGGACGTGGTTCTTTTTTCCCGGACCATGAAGGCCGTGGACCCGTCCATAAAGATCGGGGTCAACGGGCCGGTAACCCGCGACGCCGTGGGGGCCTACGATGAAAAGGCCGGGAGCCTGACCCCCTGGTGGAAGACGGTCTTTTCCATTGCCGGAGGCGACATCGATTTCGTGTCCGTGCATGAATATCCGTGCATGCAGTGGTATGGCTACGACTATTACCGCACCCACCCGGTGACCATGGCCGGGGTGTCCGAGATCGATTCGGCGGCCCGGGAGTACGGTCCGCCGGATATGTCCGGCCGGCTGCGCTATCTGCTCACCGAGATCAATTCCGCCGACTGGTACGGCCATCCCCGAAACGACGGCTGGAGGCACGACAACACCCTGGGGCACGCCCTGGTCCTTTTGGACATGCTGTGCCAGGGGGTGTCCGATCCCCGGGTGGACACGGTCCAGATCTGGGCCACCAGGTGGATGGAAAACGCGGTCAAACCGGAGTTGTGGGACGCCCTGGACGCGGCCAACCGGCCTTTGCCCACAGGCACGGCCCTTTCGCTTTTGGCCCGTCGTCTCGGAGACGGCCCGGTCCTGGCCCGGGGGGCGCCCGATGTCCCGGTCTTCGCGGCCGTGGACCGCCGGGCCGGGATGATCTCGGTCTTTTGCATCAACAAGGATACGGCCCGGGAGATCGAACTTACGGTCGCGGGGGTTGGCCAGGCCCAAGCCGAAAGGCTCGTGTGGCGCGGCAAGGGCCCGGACGATCCGGCCCCGGTTTTGGACCGCAAGGAGCCTGTGGTCTTTTCCCGGAACCGGGCCAGGGTGCGCCTGCCGGCCGTGTCCCTGACCATTGTGGAGATTCCCTGGCGCGCGGGCCAAGTCCACGCCGCCATCCCGGAGACGGGGCGGGACGTGGGCCGGCCGTAG
- a CDS encoding DedA family protein — MELLASLADFVLHVDRHLAEIVGQYGMWTYLLLFCVIFLETGFVVTPFLPGDSLLFAAGALCGAQIMDPWLINGLLMAAAIAGDNTNYWIGRLVGPRVFEGENRFINRKYLDKAHAFYERHGGKTIVLARFLPIIRTFAPFVAGIARMRYHHFLGCSVLGGTLWITLFTWTGYFFGNMPFVRKNFSVVILAIIVISLLPGVIEYLRARRAAGRERA, encoded by the coding sequence ATGGAACTTCTGGCCTCTCTGGCGGATTTCGTTTTGCATGTGGACCGGCATCTGGCCGAGATCGTGGGCCAGTACGGCATGTGGACCTATCTGCTGCTTTTCTGCGTCATCTTTCTGGAAACCGGCTTCGTGGTCACGCCCTTTCTGCCGGGCGATTCCCTGCTGTTCGCGGCCGGAGCCCTGTGCGGGGCGCAAATCATGGACCCCTGGCTCATAAACGGGCTGCTCATGGCCGCGGCCATCGCCGGGGACAACACCAACTACTGGATCGGCCGTCTGGTGGGCCCCAGGGTCTTCGAGGGCGAAAACCGGTTCATCAACAGGAAATACCTGGACAAGGCCCACGCCTTCTACGAGCGCCACGGCGGCAAGACCATCGTCCTGGCCCGATTTTTGCCAATCATCCGGACGTTCGCGCCCTTCGTGGCCGGCATCGCCCGCATGCGCTACCATCACTTCCTGGGTTGCAGCGTGCTCGGCGGGACGCTGTGGATCACCCTTTTCACCTGGACCGGCTATTTTTTCGGCAACATGCCCTTCGTGCGCAAGAACTTCAGCGTGGTCATCCTGGCCATCATCGTGATCTCGCTTCTGCCCGGGGTCATCGAATACCTGCGGGCCAGGCGGGCCGCCGGGCGGGAGAGGGCGTAA